A genome region from Manis javanica isolate MJ-LG chromosome 3, MJ_LKY, whole genome shotgun sequence includes the following:
- the TFRC gene encoding transferrin receptor protein 1 isoform X2, whose amino-acid sequence MMDQARSAFSSLFGGEPLSYTRFSLARQVGGENSHVEMKLAVDEEENVDNNMGNCSSVTKPKRLNGFICYGTIAVIIFFLIGFMIGYLGYCKRVEPKTECERTESLGIDETEEPSETEDYIPETPRLFWVDLKTMLSKKLSTTEFTSTIKQLNGNSYVPREAGSQKDESLAFFIEKQFRELKLSRVWHDEHFVKVQVKSSNAENSVTIVSTGSGGMVYLVENPKGYVAYSKATTVTGKLVHANFGTKKDFEDLEYPVNGSLVIVRAGKISFAEKVANAESLNAIGVLIYMDQAKFPIVNAELPLFGHAHLGTGDPYTPGFPSFNHTQFPPSQSSGLPNIPVQTISRAGAEKLFSNMEGDCPSSWKTESSCKLVTSQNRNIRLTVENVLKETRIFNIFGVIKGFEEPDRYVIVGAQRDSWGPGAAKSSVGTALLLELARIFSDMVLQDGFKPSRSIVFASWSAGDFGAVGATEWLEGYLSSLHLKAFTYINLDKAVLGTSNFKVSASPLLYSIIEKTMQDVKNPITGLPLYQDSNWVNKVEKLSFDNAAFPFLAYSGIPAISFCFCEETDYPYLGTTMDDYGMLSKKIPQLSEMVRTAAEIAGQLMIKLTHDVELNLNYEMYNDKILSFVRDMNQFRTDIKEMGLNLQWLYSARGDFFRATSRLTTDYKNTEKTNKFAMREINDRIMKVEYHFLSPYVSPRDSPFRHIFWGSGSHTLSALLEHLKLHQKNNSAFNETLLRNQLALATWTIQGAANALSGDIWDIDNEF is encoded by the exons ATGATGGATCAAGCCAGATCAGCATTCTCTAGCTTG ttTGGCGGAGAACCATTGTCATATACCCGTTTTAGTCTGGCTCGGCAAGTAGGTGGCGAGAATAGTCACGTGGAGATGAAACTAGCTGtagatgaagaagaaaatgttGACAATAACATGGGTAATTGTTCCAGTGTCACAAAACCTAAAAGGCTTAATGGATTTATCTGCTATGGGACTATTGCTGTAATCATCTTTTTCTTGATTG gatttaTGATTGGCTACTTGGGCTATTGTAAACGTGTAGAACCAAAAACTGAATGTGAGAGAACAGAGTCTCTGGGGATagatgaaacagaagaaccttctGAAACGGAAGATTATATCCCTGAAACACCTCGTTTATTTTGGGTGGATCTCAAAACAATGCTGTCAAAGAAACTGAGTACCACGGAGTTCACCAGTACCATCAA gCAGCTGAATGGAAATTCATATGTCCCTCGTGAGGCTGGATCTCAAAAGGATGAAAGCCTTGCTTTTTTCATTGAAAAGCAATTCCGTGAGCTTAAACtcagcagagtctggcatgatGAACATTTTGTTAAGGTTCAGGTCAAAAGCAG CAATGCTGAAAACTCGGTTACCATAGTGAGTACAGGCAGTGGTGGCATGGTATACCTGGTGGAGAATCCTAAGGGATATGTGGCGTACAGTAAGGCTACAACAGTTACA GGTAAACTGGTCCATGCTAATTTTGGCACTAAAAAAGACTTTGAAGATTTAGAGTATCCTGTGAATGGATCTTTAGTGATTGTTAGAGCAGGGAAGATCAGTTTTGCTGAAAAG GTTGCAAATGCTGAAAGTTTAAATGCAATTGGTGTCTTGATATATATGGACCAGGCCAAATTTCCCATTGTTAATGCAGAGCTTCCACTCTTTGGACAC GCTCATTTGGGAACAGGTGACCCTTACACACCTGGATTCCCTTCTTTCAATCATACTCAGTTTCCACCATCTCAGTCATCAGGATTGCCTAATATACCTGTCCAAACAATTTCCAGAGCCGGTGCAGAAAAGCTGTTTTC AAATATGGAAGGAGACTGCCCTTCTTCTTGGAAAACAGAGTCTTCATGTAAGCTGGTAACGTCCCAGAATAGAAATATAAGGCTCACTGTAGAAAATGTGCTGAAAGAGACAAGAATTTTTAACATCTTCGGAGTTATTAAAGGTTTTGAAGAACCAG atcgcTATGTTATCGTAGGGGCCCAAAGGGATTCCTGGGGTCCTGGAGCTGCAAAGTCCAGTGTAGGAACAGCTCTTCTGTTGGAACTTGCCCGAATATTCTCTGATATGGTCTTACAAG ATGGGTTTAAGCCCAGCAGAAGCATTGTGTTTGCCAGCTGGAGTGCTGGTGACTTCGGGGCTGTTGGTGCCACTGAATGGCTAGAG GGCTACCTTTCCTCCTTGCATTTGAAGGCTTTCACTTACATTAACCTGGACAAGGCTGTTCTTG GCACCAGCAACTTCAAGGTTTCTGCCAGCCCATTGTTGTATTCGATTATTGAGAAAACGATGCAAGAT GTGAAAAATCCAATTACTGGGCTGCCTCTGTATCAGGACAGCAACTGGGTCAACAAAGT CGAGAAACTTTCTTTTGATAATGCTGCCTTCCCTTTCCTTGCGTATTCTGGAATCCCAGcaatttctttctgcttttgtgaG GAGACAGATTATCCTTACTTGGGCACTACCATGGATGACTATGGTATGCTGAGTAAGAAAATTCCTCAGTTAAGCGAAATGGTGCGGACAGCAGCAGAAATAGCGGGTCAGCTCATGATCAAACTTACCCATGATGTTGAATTGAACCTGAACTATGAGATGTATAATGACAAAATACTCTCATTTGTAAGGGATATGAACCAATTCAGAACAGATATAAAA GAGATGGGTCTAAATCTGCAATGGCTATATTCTGCTCGTGGAGACTTTTTCCGTGCTACTTCTAGACTAACAACAGATTATAAGAAtactgagaaaacaaacaaatttgcCATGAGAGAAATCAATGACCGTATCATGAAA gtGGAATATCACTTTCTCTCACCCTATGTATCTCCAAGAGATTCTCCTTTCCGGCATATCTTCTGGGGCTCTGGCTCTCACACTCTGTCAGCTTTGCTAGAGCATTTGAAGCTGCATCAGAAAAATAACAGTGCTTTTAATGAAACACTGTTGAGAAACCAGTTGGCTTTAGCAACTTGGACTATTCAGGGAGCTGCAAATGCCCTCTCTGGTGACATTTGGGACATTGACAATGAGTTTTAA
- the TFRC gene encoding transferrin receptor protein 1 isoform X1, which produces MSVSWAFGWGSVGSAFELWNNLIFQRLLALLIGSNVWQLRMMDQARSAFSSLFGGEPLSYTRFSLARQVGGENSHVEMKLAVDEEENVDNNMGNCSSVTKPKRLNGFICYGTIAVIIFFLIGFMIGYLGYCKRVEPKTECERTESLGIDETEEPSETEDYIPETPRLFWVDLKTMLSKKLSTTEFTSTIKQLNGNSYVPREAGSQKDESLAFFIEKQFRELKLSRVWHDEHFVKVQVKSSNAENSVTIVSTGSGGMVYLVENPKGYVAYSKATTVTGKLVHANFGTKKDFEDLEYPVNGSLVIVRAGKISFAEKVANAESLNAIGVLIYMDQAKFPIVNAELPLFGHAHLGTGDPYTPGFPSFNHTQFPPSQSSGLPNIPVQTISRAGAEKLFSNMEGDCPSSWKTESSCKLVTSQNRNIRLTVENVLKETRIFNIFGVIKGFEEPDRYVIVGAQRDSWGPGAAKSSVGTALLLELARIFSDMVLQDGFKPSRSIVFASWSAGDFGAVGATEWLEGYLSSLHLKAFTYINLDKAVLGTSNFKVSASPLLYSIIEKTMQDVKNPITGLPLYQDSNWVNKVEKLSFDNAAFPFLAYSGIPAISFCFCEETDYPYLGTTMDDYGMLSKKIPQLSEMVRTAAEIAGQLMIKLTHDVELNLNYEMYNDKILSFVRDMNQFRTDIKEMGLNLQWLYSARGDFFRATSRLTTDYKNTEKTNKFAMREINDRIMKVEYHFLSPYVSPRDSPFRHIFWGSGSHTLSALLEHLKLHQKNNSAFNETLLRNQLALATWTIQGAANALSGDIWDIDNEF; this is translated from the exons ATGAGCGTGTCCTGGGCATTTGGGTGGGGATCCGTAGGCAGTGCATTTGAACTCTGGAACAACCTGATCTTTCAACGCCTCCTGGCCTTGT TAATAGGCTCTAACGTGTGGCAGCTCAGAATGATGGATCAAGCCAGATCAGCATTCTCTAGCTTG ttTGGCGGAGAACCATTGTCATATACCCGTTTTAGTCTGGCTCGGCAAGTAGGTGGCGAGAATAGTCACGTGGAGATGAAACTAGCTGtagatgaagaagaaaatgttGACAATAACATGGGTAATTGTTCCAGTGTCACAAAACCTAAAAGGCTTAATGGATTTATCTGCTATGGGACTATTGCTGTAATCATCTTTTTCTTGATTG gatttaTGATTGGCTACTTGGGCTATTGTAAACGTGTAGAACCAAAAACTGAATGTGAGAGAACAGAGTCTCTGGGGATagatgaaacagaagaaccttctGAAACGGAAGATTATATCCCTGAAACACCTCGTTTATTTTGGGTGGATCTCAAAACAATGCTGTCAAAGAAACTGAGTACCACGGAGTTCACCAGTACCATCAA gCAGCTGAATGGAAATTCATATGTCCCTCGTGAGGCTGGATCTCAAAAGGATGAAAGCCTTGCTTTTTTCATTGAAAAGCAATTCCGTGAGCTTAAACtcagcagagtctggcatgatGAACATTTTGTTAAGGTTCAGGTCAAAAGCAG CAATGCTGAAAACTCGGTTACCATAGTGAGTACAGGCAGTGGTGGCATGGTATACCTGGTGGAGAATCCTAAGGGATATGTGGCGTACAGTAAGGCTACAACAGTTACA GGTAAACTGGTCCATGCTAATTTTGGCACTAAAAAAGACTTTGAAGATTTAGAGTATCCTGTGAATGGATCTTTAGTGATTGTTAGAGCAGGGAAGATCAGTTTTGCTGAAAAG GTTGCAAATGCTGAAAGTTTAAATGCAATTGGTGTCTTGATATATATGGACCAGGCCAAATTTCCCATTGTTAATGCAGAGCTTCCACTCTTTGGACAC GCTCATTTGGGAACAGGTGACCCTTACACACCTGGATTCCCTTCTTTCAATCATACTCAGTTTCCACCATCTCAGTCATCAGGATTGCCTAATATACCTGTCCAAACAATTTCCAGAGCCGGTGCAGAAAAGCTGTTTTC AAATATGGAAGGAGACTGCCCTTCTTCTTGGAAAACAGAGTCTTCATGTAAGCTGGTAACGTCCCAGAATAGAAATATAAGGCTCACTGTAGAAAATGTGCTGAAAGAGACAAGAATTTTTAACATCTTCGGAGTTATTAAAGGTTTTGAAGAACCAG atcgcTATGTTATCGTAGGGGCCCAAAGGGATTCCTGGGGTCCTGGAGCTGCAAAGTCCAGTGTAGGAACAGCTCTTCTGTTGGAACTTGCCCGAATATTCTCTGATATGGTCTTACAAG ATGGGTTTAAGCCCAGCAGAAGCATTGTGTTTGCCAGCTGGAGTGCTGGTGACTTCGGGGCTGTTGGTGCCACTGAATGGCTAGAG GGCTACCTTTCCTCCTTGCATTTGAAGGCTTTCACTTACATTAACCTGGACAAGGCTGTTCTTG GCACCAGCAACTTCAAGGTTTCTGCCAGCCCATTGTTGTATTCGATTATTGAGAAAACGATGCAAGAT GTGAAAAATCCAATTACTGGGCTGCCTCTGTATCAGGACAGCAACTGGGTCAACAAAGT CGAGAAACTTTCTTTTGATAATGCTGCCTTCCCTTTCCTTGCGTATTCTGGAATCCCAGcaatttctttctgcttttgtgaG GAGACAGATTATCCTTACTTGGGCACTACCATGGATGACTATGGTATGCTGAGTAAGAAAATTCCTCAGTTAAGCGAAATGGTGCGGACAGCAGCAGAAATAGCGGGTCAGCTCATGATCAAACTTACCCATGATGTTGAATTGAACCTGAACTATGAGATGTATAATGACAAAATACTCTCATTTGTAAGGGATATGAACCAATTCAGAACAGATATAAAA GAGATGGGTCTAAATCTGCAATGGCTATATTCTGCTCGTGGAGACTTTTTCCGTGCTACTTCTAGACTAACAACAGATTATAAGAAtactgagaaaacaaacaaatttgcCATGAGAGAAATCAATGACCGTATCATGAAA gtGGAATATCACTTTCTCTCACCCTATGTATCTCCAAGAGATTCTCCTTTCCGGCATATCTTCTGGGGCTCTGGCTCTCACACTCTGTCAGCTTTGCTAGAGCATTTGAAGCTGCATCAGAAAAATAACAGTGCTTTTAATGAAACACTGTTGAGAAACCAGTTGGCTTTAGCAACTTGGACTATTCAGGGAGCTGCAAATGCCCTCTCTGGTGACATTTGGGACATTGACAATGAGTTTTAA
- the TFRC gene encoding transferrin receptor protein 1 isoform X3, with protein sequence MSVSWAFGWGSVGSAFELWNNLIFQRLLALLIGSNVWQLRMMDQARSAFSSLFGGEPLSYTRFSLARQVGGENSHVEMKLAVDEEENVDNNMGNCSSVTKPKRLNGFICYGTIAVIIFFLIGFMIGYLGYCKRVEPKTECERTESLGIDETEEPSETEDYIPETPRLFWVDLKTMLSKKLSTTEFTSTIKQLNGNSYVPREAGSQKDESLAFFIEKQFRELKLSRVWHDEHFVKVQVKSSNAENSVTIVSTGSGGMVYLVENPKGYVAYSKATTVTGKLVHANFGTKKDFEDLEYPVNGSLVIVRAGKISFAEKVANAESLNAIGVLIYMDQAKFPIVNAELPLFGHAHLGTGDPYTPGFPSFNHTQFPPSQSSGLPNIPVQTISRAGAEKLFSNMEGDCPSSWKTESSCKLVTSQNRNIRLTVENVLKETRIFNIFGVIKGFEEPDRYVIVGAQRDSWGPGAAKSSVGTALLLELARIFSDMVLQDGFKPSRSIVFASWSAGDFGAVGATEWLEGYLSSLHLKAFTYINLDKAVLGTSNFKVSASPLLYSIIEKTMQDVKNPITGLPLYQDSNWVNKVEKLSFDNAAFPFLAYSGIPAISFCFCEETDYPYLGTTMDDYGMLSKKIPQLSEMVRTAAEIAGQLMIKLTHDVELNLNYEMYNDKILSFVRDMNQFRTDIKEMGLNLQWLYSARGDFFRATSRLTTDYKNTEKTNKFAMREINDRIMKDY encoded by the exons ATGAGCGTGTCCTGGGCATTTGGGTGGGGATCCGTAGGCAGTGCATTTGAACTCTGGAACAACCTGATCTTTCAACGCCTCCTGGCCTTGT TAATAGGCTCTAACGTGTGGCAGCTCAGAATGATGGATCAAGCCAGATCAGCATTCTCTAGCTTG ttTGGCGGAGAACCATTGTCATATACCCGTTTTAGTCTGGCTCGGCAAGTAGGTGGCGAGAATAGTCACGTGGAGATGAAACTAGCTGtagatgaagaagaaaatgttGACAATAACATGGGTAATTGTTCCAGTGTCACAAAACCTAAAAGGCTTAATGGATTTATCTGCTATGGGACTATTGCTGTAATCATCTTTTTCTTGATTG gatttaTGATTGGCTACTTGGGCTATTGTAAACGTGTAGAACCAAAAACTGAATGTGAGAGAACAGAGTCTCTGGGGATagatgaaacagaagaaccttctGAAACGGAAGATTATATCCCTGAAACACCTCGTTTATTTTGGGTGGATCTCAAAACAATGCTGTCAAAGAAACTGAGTACCACGGAGTTCACCAGTACCATCAA gCAGCTGAATGGAAATTCATATGTCCCTCGTGAGGCTGGATCTCAAAAGGATGAAAGCCTTGCTTTTTTCATTGAAAAGCAATTCCGTGAGCTTAAACtcagcagagtctggcatgatGAACATTTTGTTAAGGTTCAGGTCAAAAGCAG CAATGCTGAAAACTCGGTTACCATAGTGAGTACAGGCAGTGGTGGCATGGTATACCTGGTGGAGAATCCTAAGGGATATGTGGCGTACAGTAAGGCTACAACAGTTACA GGTAAACTGGTCCATGCTAATTTTGGCACTAAAAAAGACTTTGAAGATTTAGAGTATCCTGTGAATGGATCTTTAGTGATTGTTAGAGCAGGGAAGATCAGTTTTGCTGAAAAG GTTGCAAATGCTGAAAGTTTAAATGCAATTGGTGTCTTGATATATATGGACCAGGCCAAATTTCCCATTGTTAATGCAGAGCTTCCACTCTTTGGACAC GCTCATTTGGGAACAGGTGACCCTTACACACCTGGATTCCCTTCTTTCAATCATACTCAGTTTCCACCATCTCAGTCATCAGGATTGCCTAATATACCTGTCCAAACAATTTCCAGAGCCGGTGCAGAAAAGCTGTTTTC AAATATGGAAGGAGACTGCCCTTCTTCTTGGAAAACAGAGTCTTCATGTAAGCTGGTAACGTCCCAGAATAGAAATATAAGGCTCACTGTAGAAAATGTGCTGAAAGAGACAAGAATTTTTAACATCTTCGGAGTTATTAAAGGTTTTGAAGAACCAG atcgcTATGTTATCGTAGGGGCCCAAAGGGATTCCTGGGGTCCTGGAGCTGCAAAGTCCAGTGTAGGAACAGCTCTTCTGTTGGAACTTGCCCGAATATTCTCTGATATGGTCTTACAAG ATGGGTTTAAGCCCAGCAGAAGCATTGTGTTTGCCAGCTGGAGTGCTGGTGACTTCGGGGCTGTTGGTGCCACTGAATGGCTAGAG GGCTACCTTTCCTCCTTGCATTTGAAGGCTTTCACTTACATTAACCTGGACAAGGCTGTTCTTG GCACCAGCAACTTCAAGGTTTCTGCCAGCCCATTGTTGTATTCGATTATTGAGAAAACGATGCAAGAT GTGAAAAATCCAATTACTGGGCTGCCTCTGTATCAGGACAGCAACTGGGTCAACAAAGT CGAGAAACTTTCTTTTGATAATGCTGCCTTCCCTTTCCTTGCGTATTCTGGAATCCCAGcaatttctttctgcttttgtgaG GAGACAGATTATCCTTACTTGGGCACTACCATGGATGACTATGGTATGCTGAGTAAGAAAATTCCTCAGTTAAGCGAAATGGTGCGGACAGCAGCAGAAATAGCGGGTCAGCTCATGATCAAACTTACCCATGATGTTGAATTGAACCTGAACTATGAGATGTATAATGACAAAATACTCTCATTTGTAAGGGATATGAACCAATTCAGAACAGATATAAAA GAGATGGGTCTAAATCTGCAATGGCTATATTCTGCTCGTGGAGACTTTTTCCGTGCTACTTCTAGACTAACAACAGATTATAAGAAtactgagaaaacaaacaaatttgcCATGAGAGAAATCAATGACCGTATCATGAAA